A part of Arachis hypogaea cultivar Tifrunner chromosome 12, arahy.Tifrunner.gnm2.J5K5, whole genome shotgun sequence genomic DNA contains:
- the LOC112726722 gene encoding UPF0481 protein At3g47200, which translates to MASPNINNNNALEGETKPKIQEILINIPEHFEPLVFDECCIYKVPSHLFKLNEEAYTPKFISIGPIHCKDSKLRQENQKQRYFHAFYKRLNKSQALALKRYRTIYLEQEKKTIRDSYSELVEPCNDNDFMNMILLDSVFIMELFLRNSEEKKDEHDPMFKTSWICKAIQRDLLLLENQIPMFVLEKLYNSVLLLSDGDNKKDHEANFLKLAFKYFEDFYPQNEPSDIADMIKNYKTCKHFTDLIRFTYLPRKIQIKGVNPKDDFTPYPIDYHIPRTATRLNEAGVSFEKVQGRSYLDIKFHKVKILSWFLCFGFLPLTKYFKARLQFPQLKVYQITECVLRNLIAFEQCHYSDQPFICNYVSLIDSLIHTHEDVELLVDKEAIVHELGSHTELATLVNCLCRNIVVSSNYYGKTIKKLNSHYSNCWMHYMGMLRSVYFRDPWRFSSSIVGFAVFLFAIFNFLKVIGVFHP; encoded by the coding sequence ATGGCTTCTCCAAACATTAACAACAATAATGCTTTAGAAGGAGAAACAAAACCTAAGATTCAAGAAATATTGATTAACATTCCAGAACATTTTGAACCATTGGTGTTTGATGAATGTTGCATTTACAAGGTTCCTTCTCATCTATTCAAGTTGAATGAGGAAGCTTACACACCAAAGTTCATCTCAATAGGCCCTATTCACTGCAAAGATTCAAAACTGAGACAAGAGAATCAGAAACAAAGGTACTTCCATGCTTTCTATAAGCGCCTAAATAAATCACAGGCTTTAGCTTTGAAGAGGTATAGAACAATCTATCTTGAACAAGAGAAGAAAACTATAAGAGACTCTTATTCAGAGCTTGTTGAGCCTTGCAATGATAATGATTTTATGAACATGATCCTACTTGATTCTGTGTTCATCATGGAACTCTTTCTGAGAAATTCAGAAGAGAAAAAAGATGAACATGATCCCATGTTCAAAACATCATGGATTTGCAAAGCCATACAAAGGGACTTGTTGCTACTTGAGAATCAAATTCCAATGTTTGTGTTGGAGAAACTATACAATAGTGTGTTACTCTTAAGTGATGGTGACAACAAGAAAGACCATGAAGCTAATTTTCTTAAGCTTGCTTTTAAATACTTTGAAGATTTTTATCCACAGAATGAGCCTAGTGATATAGCGGATATgatcaaaaattacaaaacttgCAAACACTTTACTGATTTAATCAGATTCACCTACCTACCCAGAAAAATTCAGATAAAGGGTGTGAACCCAAAAGACGATTTTACCCCTTATCCAATAGActatcatatccctagaactgcAACAAGATTGAATGAAGCTGGGGTAAGCTTTGAGAAAGTTCAAGGTAGAAGCTACTTAGACATAAAGTTCCACAAGGTCAAAATCCTAAGCTGGTTTTTGTGCTTTGGTTTCTTACCATTGACCAAATATTTCAAAGCACGTTTGCAATTTCCTCAGCTGAAAGTGTATCAAATAACAGAATGTGTTCTGAGGAACCTAATTGCATTTGAGCAGTGTCACTACTCAGATCAACCTTTCATATGCAACTATGTGTCTTTGATAGACTCATTGATTCACACTCATGAGGATGTTGAGTTGCTTGTTGACAAAGAAGCCATTGTTCATGAACTTGGGAGCCACACTGAATTAGCAACACTTGTGAATTGCCTCTGCAGGAATATTGTGGTTTCTTCAAACTATTATGGGAAAACCATCAAGAAACTGAATAGTCATTATAGTAATTGTTGGATGCACTACATGGGGATGCTGAGATCAGTGTACTTCCGAGATCCTTGGAGGTTCAGTTCCAGTATTGTTGGATTTGCTGTCTTTTTGTTTGCTATTTTCAATTTCCTCAAGGTTATTGGTGTGTTTCATCCCTAA
- the LOC112726723 gene encoding UPF0481 protein At3g47200: protein MATTAATETGSTFPLSETEYEMVKHVIDVRVLQDLKLSECSIYNVPCNLRKVNQEAYTPEMISIGPIHFNKEKLKPMQEHKQRYFHFFWHRVSNEQAMKKYKEFLESNEETIRQRYAHKFPEISKEKFVDMMLLDAVFIMELLLRNSCWKLDRSKHEREYRATKSFKSDHSDDYIVTQSWVNRNITRDLILLENQIPFFVVNKLYDDVVVPNDRNREIIEHYSCFVELAIHYFAFYDTQMSSCEETKRLLERNQSKKKKENLNGSFLGSRKKANTKSMDRDNGYSNPKHFTDLIRYFYLPPDNEIGESGCPDSVLRTATKLQDSGITFEKVLNRRLLHITFEKKPILSSFLCLGCLPYMNHVKARFRIPQLKVDHTTECILRNLIAFEQCHYPEEPYICNYVSLIDSLIHTQVDVELLVEKEVIVHELGSDKEVATLVNGLCRHVVANTTCYYGVINDLNKHYQNPWNRTMAALWLVYFRDPWRASSTVVGIAVLVFAVFNFLRVLNYYFVKSDGK, encoded by the exons ATGGCAACTACTGCTGCTACTGAAACCGGTTCAACATTCCCATTATCTGAAACAGAATATGAGATGGTGAAACATGTAATCGATGTTAGAGTCCTTCAAGACTTGAAGCTATCAGAGTGCAGCATCTACAATGTCCCTTGCAACCTTAGGAAGGTGAATCAAGAAGCTTACACCCCTGAAATGATTTCCATTGGTCCCATCCACTTCAACAAAGAAAAACTCAAGCCAATGCAAGAGCACAAGCAGAGGTACTTCCACTTCTTCTGGCACCGCGTCTCCAACGAACAAGCCATGAAGAAATACAAAGAGTTTCtcgaaagcaatgaagaaaccaTCCGCCAGCGCTACGCGCACAAGTTCCCGGAGATCAGCAAGGAGAAGTTCGTGGACATGATGCTTCTAGATGCGGTGTTCATAATGGAGTTGCTTCTGAGGAACAGTTGTTGGAAGCTGGATAGATCGAAACACGAGAGAGAGTACCGTGCAACGAAATCATTCAAGAGCGATCACAGTGATGATTACATTGTGACACAGTCTTGGGTTAACCGGAACATAACAAGGGACTTGATTCTTCTTGAGAATCAGATTCCGTTCTTTGTGGTTAACAAACTGTATGATGATGTTGTTGTCCCTAATGATAGGAACAGAGAAATCATAGAGCACTATAGTTGCTTTGTTGAACTTGCAATTCATTACTTTGCTTTCTATGATACTCAGATGTCTTCTTGTGAAGAGACCAAGAGGTTATTGGAGAGGAATCAAtctaagaagaaaaaggaaaacctCAATGGATCCTTTCTTGGTTCTAGAAAGAAGGCTAATACTAAGTCCATGGACAGAGACAATGGTTACAGCAACCCCAAGCACTTCACTGATTTGATCAG GTACTTCTATCTTCCTCCGGACAACGAAATCGGAGAGAGTGGTTGCCCAGACAGTGTTCTAAGAACAGCAACAAAGCTCCAAGACTCTGGTATAACCTTCGAGAAAGTTCTCAACAGAAGGTTGCTACACATAACCTTCGAGAAGAAACCAATCCTGAGTTCATTCCTCTGCCTTGGTTGCTTACCATACATGAATCACGTGAAGGCACGCTTTCGGATACCGCAGTTGAAGGTTGACCACACAACAGAATGCATCCTTCGGAACCTGATCGCGTTCGAGCAGTGCCACTACCCTGAAGAGCCGTACATATGCAACTACGTGTCACTCATTGATTCGCTGATCCACACGCAGGTGGACGTGGAGTTGCTGGTTGAGAAGGAAGTGATCGTGCACGAGCTTGGGAGCGACAAGGAAGTTGCGACTCTTGTGAATGGTCTGTGCAGGCATGTTGTGGCCAACACGACATGTTACTATGGTGTCATAAATGATCTCAACAAGCATTATCAGAACCCTTGGAACCGTACAATGGCTGCCTTGTGGTTGGTCTATTTTAGAGATCCATGGAGAGCAAGCTCCACCGTCGTTGGGATTGCTGTCCTTGTTTTTGCTGTCTTCAACTTCCTCCGGGTTCTTAATTATTATTTCGTTAAGAGTGATGGTAAGTAA